A stretch of DNA from Campylobacter concisus:
ATTGTTTGTTGTTTTTGCGATGATGATATCAAAGGCTAAATTTAGCATTGTCTGCTCTTTTGGCTCTTCAAGCCATCTTATCATCGCACTTTGGTTGCCGCTAACCAGGCTTAGAAGCGAGGCATATAAATTTACAGGCTTTAAACTCTTATCGTTTTCTAAATTTTCACCGATCTCCTCGATGAGTTTTGGATTTAAATTTCTATTTATATCTAGACAAATCGCCCCAAAAATACCTGCAAGATGGTTATTTACGTCCTGGTGATAGCTTGCTATGAAGTGCTTTGCAGCAAGGCTAAAATTTCCAAGCTGAGCGTAGCTTAGAGCAAGGTTGTATTGCAAGATAGAGTGATTTGGATAAGTACTAGCTAGCTCTTCAAACTCTTTATTTGCTTCTTTTAAGCGGTAGCTTAGTGCTTTTGCAATAGCTTCGCTAAGTTTTGCATTTACTTTTGAAGCAGCTGCACTTTGGCTAAGATAGTCATTTGCTGCTGATGTATCGTCTAAAAAGACGCTAACACCGCCTTTTCTTATCTGCTCGATGCTCTGTTTTGCATCAAAGACCTTGTAAGGCGCGAAGTAAAAAAGCGTCTCATAGCGCCTTGTTCTATCAAAAAACATATCATCGCTAAAGTGTGCCTGAGCTAGGCTGACATCAAAAAGATCAGGCTTTAGTATCGTTTTTATCTTGTAAATTTTGCTTGGCAAAAAAGCATTGTAGTCGTAAACATCTTTGATAAATGCAGCTGCGTCGCCGTAGTCAGCAGTTTTTAGATCAATTAGCGCCTCAGTCATCTTGATAAGATCGATATTTGGCGTATTTTTAGAAGCTTTTGTTAAATAATCCCTTGCCTTGTCATATTTGCCAAGTCTTGCGTAAAGTTGAGCTAGCGTGAAGTCGGCCTTAAATGCTTTTTGGCTCTCAAGTTTGGCTATTGCTCTTTCATCATCTCCAAGAAGTGATAAAATTTTTGCACTTAAATATGCATATTCGTTTTTATAATCTGCAGTATTTGGATGAGAAAGTGCTTGAAGTGCCTCGTAATAGTTGCCTTTATAGTAGTTTATAAGCGCGTAGTAATAGCTATAAAGTGGCGAGTTGTTTTCATACTGCAAAAATGAGTCAGCAAGTCCTATATAGTAGTTAAAATTTTTAGTGTTATTTAGCTCAAGTGAGCAAACGGCAGCATTTATGGCGCTAACTGCTGTGTTTTCTCTATCGGTTATAGCTTTGTTAAAAGATACGATCGCCTCATCACATCTTTCTTGTTTCATCTGCGAAACACCGAGGTTGTAGTTTGAGAGAGACTGGTTATAAACAGCTACGTTTTCATAAATTTTTAGAGCCTCAAATTTATTGCCACGCTCATAAAGCTGATTGGCTTTATTTATCATTTCATCGATCTTTGAAGCGCCAAAATTTTGCGTTTGGTAGTTATTTTCTATATTTTTTACGATACTTGCAGTATCTATGTTCTCTTTTTTGTCTTTCTTTAGCAAGATAACTAGCAAAACCACTATCAAGATGATAAGTACTAGAGCGACCATACCTGCTATTATAAAGAGCTTTTTATTGCTCTTTTTTACAGGGATTGGCTCTGGGATGCTCTCATCTTGTAGCACACCTTCACTTGCGATACTCTCAAGTGAGACGATCTCTTCAGGCGCTTCGGCTTTTGCCTCTTCAGGCGCTTGCTCTGCTTGCTCGCCAGGTGGTTTTAAAACTACAACCTCTTCTTCAGCCACTACATATACCTTTTAAGAACTTCTGGAATTTCGATAGTACCATCTGCCTTTTGATAGTTTTCCATAATGGCAATAAGAGTCCTACCCACAGCTAGACTTGAGCCATTTAGCGTATTTACAAGCATATTTTTCTTGCCATCTTTAAAGCGAATTTTTGCACGCCTTGCTTGAAAATCACGAGTGTTGGAAATAGAGCTAATCTCTCTATATTTACCTTGACCAGGCAACCAAACCTCAAGGTCTATCGTCTTTGCCGCGCTAAAGCCTAGGTCACCACTGCAAAGAAGCATATGGCGGTGAGGAAGCCCAAGGCTAGTTAGTAGATCGCTCGCACACGCTACCATTTCATTTAGCACGTCTTCGCTTTGATCAGGTCTTGTGATACTTACTAGCTCGACCTTTTCAAACTGGTGCTGGCGGATCATACCTCTAGTGTCACGTCCTGCTGAGCCTGCCTCTTGGCGGAAGCATGCTGAGTAGCAAGTCATCTTTATAGGTAACTGCTCAGCTTCAATGATCGTGTCATTGTATAGATTTGTCACAGGCACTTCGCTAGTTGGGATGAGGTAAAGATCCTCATTGCGCACTTTGTAAAGATCATCTTCAAATTTTGGAAGCTGACCGGTGCCAAAAAGCGTGTTCGAGTTTACAAGATACGGCACATTTACAAGCTCAAATCCACGAGCACTGTTAAAATCGATCATGTAGTTTACAAGTGCTCTACTTAGCCTTGCTCCCATACCACGAAGCACGGTAAAGCGTGATCCAGAGAGTTTTGCACCTCTTTCAAAGTCAAGCCAACCAAGACTCTCGCCTAGTTCCCAGTGTTCTTTTGGACTAAAGTCAAATTTACGTGGCTCAAGCACCGTTTTGATGCAGACATTGTCATCTTCGTCTTTGCCAAAAGGTACGTCATCATCGGTGATATTTGGCACATTAAATGAAATTTGCTCTAATTTTTCTTCGTAGCTTTTTACAATATTTTCAGCGTCAGCAAGGGCGGTTTTATTTAAATTTAGCTCATTTTTAAGCTCGCTTACATCTTCGCCAGCTCTTGCCTTTATGCCAAGCTCTTTGCTCTTTGCGTTTTGGATCGCTTGGAAATTTTCAAGTGCTTTACGTTTTTGTTTTAGCTCGTTAAAAGTTTGTAAAAGCTCGTCAAGTAGCCCAGCTTTTACATTTTTGCCCTCAAGCTTTTTTACAAATTCATCGTAATTTGTCTCGAGTAGTTTTAAATTTATCATCCTATATCCTTAAACCATAAACATAACTTTTGCAAAAAGTACGATAAAAACTGCCGCTGTTAGCGCAAATGGATGTATGTTGCCAAGTGGGCTAGGGCGTTTAAATATAAATTTGCAGCTCAAATTTGTTATAACTGCAGCTACGATTAGCATCGCTAAGAAAAATTTGATCATAAAAATGATTTGTAAATTTGTCTCAAAGTAGCCTCCAGCCTTTGATCCGACCCAGTTACTCATCATCATGCCTCCAGTTAATACCAAAAGCAAGATACAAAGTGGCATTATCTTAATAGCAACTGAACCGATAGCTTGTTTTGCCTTTTGAGCAAGCTCAGGTGGCATTTTTTTACAAGCTGCCTTAAAAATGATTACATCAAAAAAGAGGTAACCAACAAAGATGATTGCACAGAAAAGATGAACTATCTGTGCGTATGGATATAAATTTTGCATATTTTTCCTTTATTAATAAATTCCGACTGCTTCACGAACTTTTTTTATTGTTGTTTGAGCAACATTACTTGCCTTTTTGGCTCCTATTTCTAAAATTCCAGACACTTCGCCAGGATTATTTTGATAATGCTCAAATTTCTCTCTCGCATCTTTAAAATAGTCCCAAATAAGCTCATTTAGATAAGCTTTAAAGTGCCCATGACCCTCGCCACCACGCTCATATCTAGCTTGAAGCTCTTTTTGCCCACTCTCGTCTAAGAAAAGTTTGGCTATATTATATACGTTGCAGTTTTGCCACTGCTTTGGCTCTTCAAGTGGCGTGCCGTCTGTCACGATGCTAGAAATTTGCTTTTTAAGCGTTTTGGCATCGGCAAAGATGTCGATTGTATTGCCATAGCTTTTGCTCATCTTTTCACCGTTTGTGCCAGGCACGGTGGCAACATTTTCATCGATCTTCGCCTCAGGCAATGTAAAAATTTCTCCATGTTCGTTGTTAAATTTTATCGCAATATCACGTGCGATTTCTACGTGCTGGATCTGGTCTTTGCCCACGGGTACGATCTGCGCATTATAAAGCAAAATGTCAGCTGCCATCAAAACTGGATAGCTAAAGAGTCCGTGGTGCGAGCTAAGACCTTTTGCGACTTTATCTTTGTAACTATGCGCGCGCTCAAGTAGGCCCATAGGCGTGTGCTGACTTAGTACCCAGTAAAGCTCAAGCACGTCTTTAACGTCACTTTGCACCCAAAATATGCTTTTGTTTGGATCGATCCCAAGTGCCAAAAACGCACACGCAGCCTCAAAAGTATTTTGCTTTAGGGCTCTGGCCTCGCTAAGGCTCGTCATCGCGTGGTAGTTTGCTATAAACATAAACATCTCATTTTGCTCTTGCATATCAACCATCTGCTTTATCGAGGCAAAGTAGTTGCCAAGGTGTAGTTTGCCGGAGGGTTGGAGGCCGGTTAATACTCTCATCTTATCCTTTCAAATTTTGGCTTTTTCTCGTGAACGCTTTTGATAGAGATTTGAAATTTTAAGCTTTCGGCAGACTATGTGTCTAGCCTCGGCTTAAAATTTCTACACAACTCTCGTCGCTTTAGCGTTGCGAACAAAGAGAAGCAAAAAATCATCTCACGATACTTCGCCAAAAATACTTTTTAAATTTTAACGTTACATTAGAGTTTTTGTATCTAATCTAATCTTAAAATTTAGCTTAGCAGGCTAAATGCCTAGCTTTGATTAAAATTTGACTGCGCAGTATTTAAATTCTCCTCAAACATTTTGCCAAAATTTCTAACTACAAAACGTTAAATTTAGCTCAAACATTTCAAATTTTAACACCACGCGAGATAGCCATCTAGCCTGATCTTAAAATTTATCGTTGCAAGCGGGCCTTACCACTTTACAATTAAATTTTTAAAAGCATCCTTATCTCTTTTACGATTTGCTTTGGAGTTTTGCCCTCGACTTCGACGATGTAATCAGCCTTTTTCTCATAAAGCTCCTCTCGCTCCAGATGTAACGCCTCAGCTCTTTTTAGATCACTTAAAAGCGGACGTTTAGCGAGTTTTTTCTCGCTATTTTTGCTATTTTTTAGCCTTTGCATGATCGCATCAAAACTAGCTTTTAGATAGATCACGGTGCCAATTTTCTTTAAATTTTTAACCTTCGCAAAGCCTCCGCCAGTTGAGATGATTGCATTTTTGACATTTGTTGCTAGAAATTTAGCCAGATCCTTTTCAAGCTGCCTAAAATGCTCCTCTCCGTACTCTTCAAAGATAGCCTTTATCTTCATGTTTTGTGAGCTCTCCAGTAGGTCGTCGCAGTCAAGGTTCATTGTCTTTAACGCCTTGCTTAACGCCCTTGCAGTCGTGCCCTTGCCAACGCCCATAAATCCTATCAAAACGATATTATTATTCTTTGTTTTCATCGCTCTCTCCACGTTTTTTAGGGATTAGCACGATAGGCACGCCAGCTAGGCTAAAGCTCTCTCTAAGCTTGTTTGTTAGGTAGCGTTTGTAGCTAAAGTGCAAGCATTTTGGGCGGTTCATTATGAGCGCTATCATGATAGGTGCTGTCTTAAACTGCACTGCGTAGTAAATTTTCACAACTCTGCCTTTATCTCGTGGCAGAGGGTGTGCCTTGGTCGCTTCGCCGATCACCTCATTTAGCTTTGAAGTTTGGATTTTTTGAGTGTAGTTTTTATAAATTTCAACTATTAGCGGATAAATTTTATGTACTCTTTTGCCACCAAGTGCCGAGACGCTAATTATCGGCGCATATGCTAAGAATTTAAACCTATCTTTTATCTCCTTGCAAAGCTCGTCAAATTCTTCGCTACTTTTGTCCCATTTGTTTAGCACGATGATGACGCCAAGCTCAAATTTCGAAGCGATGCCAGCGATACGCTCATCAAGCTCAGTTAGTGGCTCAGAGCTATCAAGTACGAGTAGAGCTACGTCTGTCTCTTCTAAAATTTTCTCAGTTCTATTTAGCGCGTATCTCTCGATGCCTTCGATCTTGCCACGCTTTCTAATACCTGCAGTATCAACAAACTCAAAAACTCTGCCATCATGCTCGTAAATTTCATTGACTGGGTCGATCGTAGTGCCTGCCACGTCGCTAACGACAGCGCGACTCTCTTTTACAAGAGCGTTTAGAAGTGAGCTTTTGCCGACATTTACGCGGCCTATGATGCCCACTCTTATGTTTTTGTTCTCATAGTCTATCTCGTCGCTTAGCTCGCCCTCGTCGTTATAGTTTTCTAAAAAATCCTCAAAATCTTCACTCGTGTCAGCCTTTATCTGCACTTTATCTTCTATGTGCTTTGCTAGCCACATGCTAAGCTCATCAACGCCAGTGTTGTGGCTTACTGAAATTCCAAAGGTGTTTTTCGCGCCAAAGCTTATAAATTCCCACTCCCTTTGCTCATCTTTTTTGCTGTCGATTTTGTTGATGACTAGAGCGATTGGTAAATTTAGCTTGTTAAGCTCGTAAAAAATGGCTCTATCCTCGTCATCTGGCATCCTTTTGCCATCGACCATATACAAGATAACGTCTGAATTTCTAGCCTCTGCTAAGGTCTTTGCTTTTACGTTTTTAAAAAGCTCGCTACTATCATCAAGGCCACCGCTGTCGATTAAAATGCACTCTTTGCCCTCAACCTCGATCTTAGCTTTGTTCGTATCTCTTGTCGTGCCGCTAACATCGCTTGTTATAGCGATACGACGACCAGCTAAGCGGTTAAAAAGTGAGCTTTTGCCGACATTTGGCTTGCCTACTAATATTACTTTTTGCAAATTTTGTCCTTTTCGTGATGGCTGATTATACAAATTTTTCTCTTATATAAAGTATAAAAATTTGCTTAAAAGCGCCAAAATAAAAGAAAAAATCAACCAAAATTTAAGCCACTTTTCATTAAAATGGCTACTTTAATTTTAAAGGTCATGTGATGTTAAAAAGGTTTTATATTTCGCATCTTGGCATTTTTTATATGCTCTTTGCTTGCTTTATGTTTGCTGTTACTGGCGCATTTGCAAAGTATCTTAGCAAGGATATGCCATCTATCGAAGTTGTATTTTTTAGAAATTTAATAGGCCTTTTTATCGTCATTTATGCCATTTATAGATTTCCATTTAAGCAAGCTGGTGGACACTTTTTTTTGTTAATGTTTCGTGGCTTTGTCGGCACGGTCGCACTTTTTGCTTTTTTTTACAATGTCGCTCATGTAAATTTGGCCACAGCCTTTACATTTCAAAAGACAAATCCAATCTTTACAGCCATCCTCGCAGCCTTTATTTTCAAAGAGCGTCTAAGCTCACTTGGCTGGTTTGCTGTATTTTTGGGATTTGGTGGAATTTTGCTTGTTATCCAGCCAAATTTAGGCATAAGCAAGACTGATATTATCGGTGTTTGGAGCGGCCTTGGTGCGGCGATCGCATACACAAGCGTAAAGGAGCTAAACAAGAGTTACGGTACAAATGTTATCGTGCTAAGTTTTATGCTTTGGGGCTCGTTTTTGCCACTTATTTGCATGGGTTTGGCAGAATTTTTCACCTACGAGCCACTTGATTTTTTATTTTCAAAATTTAGCATGCCAAGCTGGTATAACGTTGTTTTTATCTTGCTAATGGGGCTTAGTGGATATTTTTTTCAGTCGTACATGACAAAGGCGTTCGCTGTTGGTAAAAAGGCTGGAGTGATCGCTGCAGTTAGCTACGCGGATGTTATTTTTACACTTATTATTGGCTATTTTATGGGCGATGCGTTACCAAATCACCTAGCGCTTGTAGGCATCATACTTGTCGTGGTTAGTGGAATTTTAGTTGTTAGAGAAAAATAAAGGAGAAAAAATGATATTAATAGCAGGGCCTTGCGTCATCGAGAGCGAACAGCTCGTTTTTGACGTGGCAAAAAGGCTGGTTAAATTTAACGAAGATAAGCGGATAGATTTTTATTTCAAATCAAGCTTTGACAAGGCAAATCGCACGAGCATAAGCTCATTTCGCGGGCCCGGACTTGAAAAAGGGTGCGAAATTTTAGCCAAGGTAAAAAAGGAATTCGGTTTTAAAATTTTAACCGATATCCACGAGAGTTATCAGGCTGGGCCTGTTGGCGAAGTGGCCGACGTGCTGCAAATCCCAGCGTTTTTGTGCCGCCAGACCGATCTGCTCGTGGCTGCGGCTAAGACAAAAGCCGTGGTAAATATCAAAAAAGGGCAGTTTTTAGCGGCGTCAGCTATGAAGCATTCTGTTAAAAAAGTGCTAGAAACGCGCGGCGTGAGCGGCGATGGATACGAGGTTGCTAAGCAAAACGGAGTGTGGCTAACGGAGCGTGGAAGTACCTTTGGCTACGGAAATTTAGTCGTAGATATGCGAAATTTGGTGCTCATGCGCGAATACGCGCCCGTGATTTTCGACGCTACTCACAGCGTACAAATGCCAAGCGCTCTTGGCGAAAAAAGCGGCGGGGACGCGAGATTCGTGCCTTATCTAGCGCGAGCTGCGGCAGCTGCCGGCGTGGATGGATTTTTTTACGAGACGCACGTAAATCCTTGCGAGGCGCTTTGCGACGGGCCGAATATGTTAAATTTGGACGAGCTAAACGCAAATATCGCTCAAATTTTTAAGATAAAAGACGCCTTAGGCGATGCAAACTAAGGGCTTTTTGTGGGTGCTAGGCGGCGCGGTCGCCGAGTGCGGCTGGGCGTATGGGCTAAAACAGGCCCAAGATGCCGTAGGATTCGCGCTTACTGCCGCGTTAGTCTGCGTTAGCTTCGTATCGTTTATGAAGGCTATGAAATACTTGCCCGTTAGCGTTGCATATACCGTATTTGTGGGATTTGGAGCGTTTTTTATCGTGGTCGCCGAAAGCGTTAGCGAATACAGCTCAAGCGGCCAGACGCCAGATCTCTTGCGGCTATTTTTCATAGCGACGCTGATCGCGGGCGTGCTGGGGTTAAAAAGGCTAAAATCTTGACGCATGTTTTGGCTCTTTTGGCGGCCGGGTGTTGCGAAGTCTCGGGCGTATTTTTTCTAACCAAATTTCAAAAAAGCTTCGGCGTGAAAAAGGCGGCGAATTTTTTGATTTTAGTTGCAAATTTTGCCATTTCGCTCTGGCTTTTGGGCTACGCGATGCAGGCGATGGCGATGTCTGTGGCTTACGCGATTTGGACCGGTATCGGAGCGGTCGGGGCCGTGGGCGTCGGAGTGATTTTTAACGGCGAAAAAATGAGCGCGCAAAAGGCGTTTTATCTATCGCTAATAACGCTAAGCGCGGTAATGTTAAAAATAATCTAAGGGACAAATTTGGAGGTAGTAGAGCAGGTCACGTCGCGAGATAAATCCATCGTAAAAACAGGCCTCATAGGCATAGTGACAAATGCCATTTTAGCGGCTATGAAGGCGGTAGTGGGCTTTGCTAGTGGCTCGATCGCTATCATTTTAGATGCGGTAAATAACCTAAGCGACGCTCTCTCGTCGGTCATTACCATTGTCGGCATAAAAATAGCCGGGAAAAGCCCTGACAAGGAGCATCCATTTGGCTACGGCAGAGTGGAGTACCTAACGGCTATCGTTATAGGCGTGATCATACTTTATACAGGCGGCACGTCCGTGGTCGAGTCGGCCAAAAAGATCATCTCGCCAAGCACCCCAAACTACGACACTGTCTTGCTCGCACTGATAGCCATTTTGGTAGCAGTCAAATTTGCACTTGGGCTTTACACACAAAAAGTCGGTCAAAAGGTAAATTCTGACTCGCTCATAGCAAGCGGAGTGGAGGCAAAATTTGACGCTCTCATCTCGCTTGGTACGCTTTTGGCGGCTTTGGTTTTTGTATTTTTTGGCGTTAGCCTTGAGGCATATCTTGGTGTGATCATATCGCTACTTCTTATCAAGGCGGCACTTGAAATTTTACGTGACGCGATAGATAAAATTTTAGGCGCAAGGATGCCTAGTGGCGATAGCTCGGAAATTTATCAGTGTGTACGCTCGTTTGATGGCGTGCTTGGGGCGTATGACCTTATCTTTAACGACTACGGCCCAGACAAGAAGCTAGGTAGCGTGCATATAGAGGTGGCGTACGATATGAACGCTGCGCAGATAGACGCACTTACTAGACGTATACAAAACGAAGTTTTTGCGAAATTTAACATAGTTTTAGATACCATTGGCATCTATGCGTTTGATAAAGAGGACAACGCAACAAGGCTAAACGTCGAAAAGATAGTTTTTGGACATAAATTTATCAAGTAAATGCATGGATTTTACATAAATAAAGAGACAAATACGATCACGTTTGATATCATCATAGACTTTAACGCGCCAGATAGCTCGGCGCTCTACCGCGAAATTTTATCGCAAGTAAGTAGCGCCTACCCTAGCTACAAGGTCATCATCACGCGTGACACGGACTACAACGGATAGAAATTTAAGGAGCAGACATGAAAATAATCGAAGGAAATTTGGCTTTAAAAGGCGGCGAGAAGGTCGCCATAGTAGGTGCTAGATTTAACCACATCATTACCGATAGGCTGGTAGAGGGCGCGAGGGACGCGTTTTTGCGCCACGGCGGAGACGAGGTGAATTTGAGCCTCATTTTGGTGCCGGGCGCGTTTGAGATACCGATGGCACTTGAAAAGGCTCTGGCTAGCGGCAAATTTGACGCCGTTTGCTGCGTGGGAGCAGTGATCCGCGGCTCTACGCCTCACTTTGACTACGTGAGCGCCGAGACGACCAAGGGCATCGCAAACGTCACGCTAAAATACGGCAAACCGGTGACCTTTGGCGTGCTAACGGTAGATAGCATCGAGCAGGCCATCGAGAGAGCGGGCTCAAAGGCCGGAAACAAGGGCTTTGAGGCGATGACGGGCGTGATCGAGATGCTAAATTTGTATAAAAATTTGGAGGCGTAAAATGGCGACTCGTCATCAGGTCAGGCAGGCTGTCGTTTCGCTACTATACTCAAACGAGATAAATCCGGTAACTGCTACATTTGAAGAGGAATTTTTGGAAGAAAAAAAGATAAGAAACGAGCGAAAATATGAGGCGCAGCAGACCTTTAAAGAGGTGCTCGCAAATAAAGAAAAACTAGATGAAATTTTAAAGCCATATCTAAAAGACGGCGATTTTAGCAAGGTTGGTGCAACCGAACTAGCCATCCTTAGACTTGGGCTTTATGAAATGAAATTTAGCCAAACTGATAAAGCAGTTATCATAAACGAAGCGATCGAGCTTGCGAAAGAACTTGGAAGTGATCAGGCACCAAAATTTATAAATGGCGTACTTGATAAGCTAAAGGGCGATCTGTGAGGCTCTGTGTTGCACTTGATATGGCTAGTCGTGAAGAGAATTTAGCCCTTGTTCGCGAGCTAAAAGGGCTTGATCTTTGGCTAAAAGTGGGACTTAGAAGCTATCTTAGGGATGGGGCAAAATTTATAGAAGAGCTAAAAGGGATTGAAGGTTTTAAAATTTTTCTTGATCTAAAACTTTATGACATACCAAATACGATGGCAGACGCGGCTGAAGTCGTATCAAAAATCGGCGTAGATATGATAAATGTGCATGCTAGTGCTGGCGAGCGTGCGATGAAGACAGTTATAGATAGGCTAGCTGGTCTTGGCAACCGTCCTTTAGTGCTCGCAGTGTCGGCACTTACTAGTTTTAACGAGAGTGAATTTGAAATGGTTTATAACGATACGCTTGCTCGCTCAGTTAGAAAATTTAGCCGGATGAGCTTTAAGTCAGGGCTTGATGGAATGGTCTGCTCTGTTTTTGAAAGCAAGCTCATCAAAGATGTAACAAACGAGAAATTTATTACGCTTTGTCCTGGCGTTAGGCCTTTTGGCGAGAGCGCTGGAGATCAAAAAAGAGTAGCAAACTTAGTGAGTGCAAAGCAAGAGGGTAGCGACTTTATTGTCGTTGGCAGGCCGATCTATGAAAATGCAAATCCAAGAGAAATTTGTGAACGAATTTTGGAGCAAATTTAATATTTGAGTTTGTCTAAAGTTGTTTTAATCAAAGCTTCTATATTAAAATTTTTACAAAATATTGAGTGAAGACGACATCAAAGCGAAGTGGAGAGCTAAATTTGAGTGATTTTAAGAAAATCCCCTATGTCGGCGAAGCGACGCAGGCCGATCTGCTGGCACTCGGCTACACAGACATTGCTTCGTTAAAGGGCGCGGATCCGGACGAGATGTTTGAGCGCACAAAGGCGCTCGGACGCGGCAGTGATAGGTGTATCCTCTATGTTTACCGTATGGTTTGCTACTATGCAAATACGTCGCACCCAGACAAAGCCAAGCTAAAATGGTGGCTTTGGAAGGATTAAATTTAGAAATTTGACTTGCGGCGAGTCGTTTAAATTTGAGTAGTTTGTTCGGCTATTTTTCTACGGGAGAGTGGTAGGCGCGAAAATGCAAATTTAAGCAAGATATCAGCAGTATTCAATTATAATGCGATTTCTTTTTTATGGACAGATGGGTGAGCGGCTGAAACCACACCCCTGCTAAGGGTGCAGCTCTTAATCGGGGCTCGAGGGTTCAAATCCCTCTCTGTCCGCCACAAATCCCTAAATTACGGCATTTAACAACAAATTTATAAAATAAAAAAATCCCTATGACGACCCAAATTAATAAATTGAAATATCTCGCTTAAAATCTTTTAAGTTTGAATTAAGATAATTTACATATACATCGTAAATCATTTTAGGAGTGGAATGGCCCAAGAGCTTTGATAACTCTACTGGAGTAACATAGTTACCATAAAGCATAGAAGTAGCATAAGTATGACGCATATTGTAAAGTCGCCTATATGGCAAATTTAATTCATATAATATAGGCTTCCAAAAATCAGAAGTAAAAACACCAGTATCTCTATAAGGTTCATTATATTGCGTTTGTAAAAGATAAATATTGTCTTGATAGTTCTCAATATATTTTTTAAGCTTACTATACAAATTATCCAAGATAGGTATAGTTCTAATTGAATAAATTGTTTTAGGTGTATTCTCGCCAAACCTGGAGCGAGTAGAATTAATATTTATAACCCTATTTTCTAAATCAACATCTTTCATCTTTAAGGATAATATCTCGCCAGTCCGCATGCCAGTAAAAAAACCAATATATAAAAAAATTTGAAATCTATCGTTATATCTAGTAGATAATCTTAAAATATCATTTACCTGCTGGCTAGTAAAAGGCTCAATTCTTGGTGTTTTATGGACTATGCTTTTAATATGTATAATAGGATTTTTATCAATTATTTCATCTTCTAGAGCAAGCTTTAAGATCATTGATAAAGAGTTCAAATAATGTTTTTTACTTTTATTAGAAACGTCTTGTATAGAATTAAGCCATAAACGAATAACACTAGGCTTTATTTCGTAAATATCTAAATCAAAGAAAACATTTAACCTATTTTTTACAATGCCTTTATTCTTGCAATACGTCGATAATTTCCACTCAGACTTACCGAGCTTAAGATATAAATCGGCATAGTATTTAAATTTAACATTTAGTGTCATTAAATATGCTCAAAACTATCATAATCAAATTTTTTAGCAAAGGCTTCAAGAAGATCATCAAAACTAGAAAAATCACATAACCCATATTTAGAAAAAGAATAATAAGTTTCAAAAAAGGTAGTATCAAATTCTTCATAATTATATAAATGAAATTCTTCTACAGAAATACCTAAATCTAATTGTGGAAAATAACAACAAGGATAGTGAGAACAATCAACTAATAATTTTTTCATAATATACTCCTTAAAATTCATTACAAATCAAAAATCTATTTACAAAGCTATCAATATCAGGGGCATTAAGATCGTGCTTTTTGTGATAGCGTGTAAAATTATCTAAATTTCTATCAAGCATTAAATTTTCAACATAAGCTAAATGCTGGGCATTTACATCACCACCCAAGCTTTGATAATAATTAACTAACTCGTAATCTTTCATTCTACTTATTGGTTTAGGCTTTTCATCGCTTTTAAA
This window harbors:
- the der gene encoding ribosome biogenesis GTPase Der encodes the protein MQKVILVGKPNVGKSSLFNRLAGRRIAITSDVSGTTRDTNKAKIEVEGKECILIDSGGLDDSSELFKNVKAKTLAEARNSDVILYMVDGKRMPDDEDRAIFYELNKLNLPIALVINKIDSKKDEQREWEFISFGAKNTFGISVSHNTGVDELSMWLAKHIEDKVQIKADTSEDFEDFLENYNDEGELSDEIDYENKNIRVGIIGRVNVGKSSLLNALVKESRAVVSDVAGTTIDPVNEIYEHDGRVFEFVDTAGIRKRGKIEGIERYALNRTEKILEETDVALLVLDSSEPLTELDERIAGIASKFELGVIIVLNKWDKSSEEFDELCKEIKDRFKFLAYAPIISVSALGGKRVHKIYPLIVEIYKNYTQKIQTSKLNEVIGEATKAHPLPRDKGRVVKIYYAVQFKTAPIMIALIMNRPKCLHFSYKRYLTNKLRESFSLAGVPIVLIPKKRGESDENKE
- a CDS encoding DMT family transporter; the encoded protein is MLKRFYISHLGIFYMLFACFMFAVTGAFAKYLSKDMPSIEVVFFRNLIGLFIVIYAIYRFPFKQAGGHFFLLMFRGFVGTVALFAFFYNVAHVNLATAFTFQKTNPIFTAILAAFIFKERLSSLGWFAVFLGFGGILLVIQPNLGISKTDIIGVWSGLGAAIAYTSVKELNKSYGTNVIVLSFMLWGSFLPLICMGLAEFFTYEPLDFLFSKFSMPSWYNVVFILLMGLSGYFFQSYMTKAFAVGKKAGVIAAVSYADVIFTLIIGYFMGDALPNHLALVGIILVVVSGILVVREK
- the kdsA gene encoding 3-deoxy-8-phosphooctulonate synthase gives rise to the protein MILIAGPCVIESEQLVFDVAKRLVKFNEDKRIDFYFKSSFDKANRTSISSFRGPGLEKGCEILAKVKKEFGFKILTDIHESYQAGPVGEVADVLQIPAFLCRQTDLLVAAAKTKAVVNIKKGQFLAASAMKHSVKKVLETRGVSGDGYEVAKQNGVWLTERGSTFGYGNLVVDMRNLVLMREYAPVIFDATHSVQMPSALGEKSGGDARFVPYLARAAAAAGVDGFFYETHVNPCEALCDGPNMLNLDELNANIAQIFKIKDALGDAN
- a CDS encoding DMT family transporter — translated: MQTKGFLWVLGGAVAECGWAYGLKQAQDAVGFALTAALVCVSFVSFMKAMKYLPVSVAYTVFVGFGAFFIVVAESVSEYSSSGQTPDLLRLFFIATLIAGVLGLKRLKS
- a CDS encoding DMT family transporter → MTHVLALLAAGCCEVSGVFFLTKFQKSFGVKKAANFLILVANFAISLWLLGYAMQAMAMSVAYAIWTGIGAVGAVGVGVIFNGEKMSAQKAFYLSLITLSAVMLKII
- a CDS encoding cation diffusion facilitator family transporter, which encodes MEVVEQVTSRDKSIVKTGLIGIVTNAILAAMKAVVGFASGSIAIILDAVNNLSDALSSVITIVGIKIAGKSPDKEHPFGYGRVEYLTAIVIGVIILYTGGTSVVESAKKIISPSTPNYDTVLLALIAILVAVKFALGLYTQKVGQKVNSDSLIASGVEAKFDALISLGTLLAALVFVFFGVSLEAYLGVIISLLLIKAALEILRDAIDKILGARMPSGDSSEIYQCVRSFDGVLGAYDLIFNDYGPDKKLGSVHIEVAYDMNAAQIDALTRRIQNEVFAKFNIVLDTIGIYAFDKEDNATRLNVEKIVFGHKFIK
- the ribH gene encoding 6,7-dimethyl-8-ribityllumazine synthase — translated: MKIIEGNLALKGGEKVAIVGARFNHIITDRLVEGARDAFLRHGGDEVNLSLILVPGAFEIPMALEKALASGKFDAVCCVGAVIRGSTPHFDYVSAETTKGIANVTLKYGKPVTFGVLTVDSIEQAIERAGSKAGNKGFEAMTGVIEMLNLYKNLEA